Genomic window (Synechococcus sp. LA31):
CCACCGTTGGCCATTGGCCGGCTGCATCAACGCGACCCGGAGCTGGCAGAGCAGCTGGCGGAGCGCTACGGACGCTGCACTGGCCGCCAGGCGCGCTTACTAGGCCTCAACTGGGTGTTAGGGCCGGTGTGCGACGTGAACAACAACCCGGCCAACCCGGTCATCAACGTGCGCGCCTGGGGCGAGAACCCTGCAACGGCTGGCTGCCTAGCAGCGGCGTTTGTGCGGGGCTGCCAAGCCGAGGGGGTGCTGGCCTGCGCCAAACACTTCCCTGGCCACGGTGACACCAGCACCGACTCCCACCTGGAGTTGCCGTTGATCCCCCACAGCCGGGAGCGGCTGGAGGCGGTGGAGCTACCCCCATTTCGGCAAGCCATCGCGGCGGGTGTGGCCTCCGTGATGACGGCCCACCTACAACTGCCAGCCCTGGATCAACAACGGCCCGCCACGCTCTCGGCGGCTGTGCTCACCGATCTCTTGCGCCGCGATCTTGGTTTCGGAGGCTTGGTGGTGACCGATGCCTTGGTCATGGAGGCGATCACCCGGCAGTACGGCGCTGCTGAAGCGGCAGTACTGGCCTTTGAAGCCGGGGCCGATCTGATCTTGATGCCGGCTGATGCCGATGCTGCGCTTCGAGGGATGGAACAGGCGGTGGACAGCGGCCGGATCAGCCAGGCCAGGGTGGAGCAAAGCTTGGCGCGGCGTGCAGCCGGCCTGCAGCGCTGCCCAGCCAACCCAGACGCGAGCCTCGATCAGGTTCTCGATGCACTGGGCGGTCTGGTGGAGCCCAATGAGCGCCAGCTCGGCACGTCGTTGCTCACCTTGAGCCTGGAGCATCAAGGCGGCCAGGTGCTGCCGGCGGGATCTGGCATCAATCTGATCCGCCTCGACACACAGCTCAACACCCCCCAGTTGCCAGCCATGGCACCGGCCCTGCTG
Coding sequences:
- a CDS encoding glycoside hydrolase family 3 N-terminal domain-containing protein, with the translated sequence MMSSDRRRQLAQLLVVRGSGHSRDGQRRYPRWELTNTELKRLLEQGVGGVILLGGSAEELRLRCAQLQAWANQPLLLCADVEEGVGQRFEGASWLVPPLAIGRLHQRDPELAEQLAERYGRCTGRQARLLGLNWVLGPVCDVNNNPANPVINVRAWGENPATAGCLAAAFVRGCQAEGVLACAKHFPGHGDTSTDSHLELPLIPHSRERLEAVELPPFRQAIAAGVASVMTAHLQLPALDQQRPATLSAAVLTDLLRRDLGFGGLVVTDALVMEAITRQYGAAEAAVLAFEAGADLILMPADADAALRGMEQAVDSGRISQARVEQSLARRAAGLQRCPANPDASLDQVLDALGGLVEPNERQLGTSLLTLSLEHQGGQVLPAGSGINLIRLDTQLNTPQLPAMAPALLRPATVGYQARLIDRRSPSPWSGDSQAPLALEHLGEGPVLLQLLVRGNPFRGSAGGDEPWPQVVRQLLAAGRLAGLAVYGSPYLWEQLRDLLPPELPGAYSPGQMPQAQAVVLDALGLAADALEGGFTD